A DNA window from Gammaproteobacteria bacterium contains the following coding sequences:
- a CDS encoding RagB/SusD family nutrient uptake outer membrane protein, producing the protein MIVRRLTKRMLTGSLVAAVAVFSACDLAVTNPGPVQDATLNLEGAYQGIVNGAIRGVQEGFGTYALLGGAITHDIHASGHTGSAGVRPEEEVAWLNDNYDGRGGWGRLQRARWVGEEAVRRFNREDSGISNPGSYPPLAQAHFWAGLASRYLGENACTAIFDGGSPEPKLAYFDRAIEAFNNAVTVGQSAGMSDLVTAAVGARAAAKLFKGDYAGAGADAGQVPFDFKFLTTYSGFGGEYYYVYGHVESLGFQSLSFWGTPAGEHFLLTGDSRVAWGYDNGSREVPAGKPAAVRGQTHPARPTWVSLVPMFYPLKGIAPRNPEREFLFFEPDRAQQREQLQIDLVDGREMELIKAEVELRNGNWQAAMAHINNVRTSTPVYPIDMTDQNKFDLRLHPDEQVDWDANPDLAAYFDQFGYELQDFTEGADMTPMGNMMLGDRMMDALHAMSAEEAWTYLKFERYVEFSMEGRRFGDRWRWRSNPESIAPSSGPGGELTPGKYNHLEFIPTPLAQRYNVPEDPLMMCFPLPVSENDTNHNIEESYMDWIESTGYRAVDPSLIDMRMGGM; encoded by the coding sequence ATGATTGTAAGACGACTTACGAAGAGGATGTTGACTGGTAGCCTGGTTGCGGCGGTCGCGGTCTTCTCCGCCTGCGACCTGGCGGTCACCAACCCCGGGCCCGTCCAGGATGCAACCCTCAACCTGGAGGGAGCGTACCAGGGCATCGTGAACGGCGCGATCCGCGGCGTTCAGGAAGGGTTCGGGACCTACGCGTTGCTGGGCGGCGCCATCACCCACGATATCCACGCGAGCGGCCACACCGGGTCGGCGGGCGTCCGTCCCGAGGAGGAAGTCGCCTGGCTCAACGACAACTACGACGGACGCGGAGGCTGGGGTCGCCTCCAGCGTGCACGCTGGGTTGGCGAGGAAGCCGTCCGCCGCTTCAACCGTGAAGACAGCGGAATCAGTAATCCCGGCTCCTATCCGCCCCTCGCGCAGGCCCACTTCTGGGCGGGGCTCGCCAGCCGTTATCTGGGCGAGAACGCCTGCACCGCCATCTTCGACGGGGGCTCACCGGAGCCCAAGCTCGCCTACTTCGACCGCGCCATCGAAGCGTTCAACAACGCGGTTACGGTCGGTCAGTCCGCGGGTATGAGCGACCTGGTGACGGCGGCCGTGGGTGCCAGAGCCGCGGCCAAGCTCTTCAAGGGCGATTATGCCGGGGCCGGGGCCGATGCCGGTCAGGTACCGTTCGACTTCAAGTTCCTGACCACCTATTCGGGCTTCGGCGGCGAGTACTACTACGTCTACGGGCACGTGGAGAGCCTGGGCTTCCAGTCACTCTCGTTCTGGGGCACGCCGGCGGGCGAGCACTTCCTCCTGACGGGCGACTCGCGCGTCGCGTGGGGCTACGACAATGGCTCCCGGGAGGTTCCCGCGGGCAAGCCGGCCGCAGTTCGCGGACAAACCCATCCGGCCCGGCCCACCTGGGTGTCGCTCGTGCCCATGTTCTATCCGCTCAAGGGCATCGCGCCCCGAAATCCAGAGAGGGAATTCCTCTTCTTCGAGCCCGACCGCGCGCAGCAGCGGGAACAGCTGCAGATCGACCTCGTGGACGGACGCGAGATGGAGTTGATCAAAGCGGAGGTGGAGCTGCGGAACGGCAACTGGCAGGCGGCCATGGCGCACATCAATAACGTGCGCACCTCGACGCCGGTCTATCCGATCGACATGACTGATCAGAACAAGTTCGACCTCAGGCTGCATCCGGACGAGCAGGTGGACTGGGACGCCAACCCGGATCTGGCCGCCTATTTCGACCAGTTCGGCTATGAGCTTCAGGACTTCACCGAAGGCGCCGACATGACCCCGATGGGCAACATGATGCTCGGCGACCGCATGATGGACGCCCTCCACGCGATGAGCGCCGAAGAAGCCTGGACGTACTTGAAGTTCGAGCGGTACGTCGAGTTCAGCATGGAGGGACGCCGCTTCGGCGACCGCTGGCGCTGGCGCTCCAACCCCGAGTCCATCGCCCCGTCTTCAGGGCCCGGCGGAGAGCTCACGCCCGGCAAGTACAATCACCTCGAGTTCATTCCGACACCGCTGGCCCAGCGCTACAACGTGCCGGAAGATCCGCTCATGATGTGCTTCCCGCTGCCGGTGTCGGAGAACGACACGAACCACAACATCGAAGAGTCCTACATGGACTGGATCGAATCGACCGGTTACCGGGCGGTCGACCCGTCGCTCATCGACATGCGCATGGGTGGCATGTAG
- a CDS encoding carboxypeptidase-like regulatory domain-containing protein translates to MKHLPIRFIAVAMTLAAAPSLAHAQDGGSIVGEVVDNVTLEPIVGATVKVVSHELSEVTNEDGHFSLRDVPSGNISVRVEQLGYIAIVGEVEVRSNSVTFVQFPLSPMAFLLDELRVVADRPEEDVEDGGSYTEIIPDESDSARNALELLTTRVPSLMVRTDAIGGTTRSEIRIRGNGSVSQSNMPSIYIDGARADIVYLEDLSATEVRRIRVLRGPSAASLYPDAANGVILVDTWRTRGGA, encoded by the coding sequence GTGAAGCATCTACCGATTCGATTTATCGCGGTCGCCATGACCCTGGCCGCGGCACCGTCATTGGCTCATGCACAGGACGGCGGTTCCATCGTGGGCGAGGTGGTGGACAACGTCACCCTGGAGCCCATCGTAGGCGCCACCGTTAAGGTTGTAAGTCACGAGCTCTCCGAAGTCACCAACGAGGACGGTCACTTCTCCCTGCGCGACGTGCCGTCCGGCAACATCTCCGTCAGAGTTGAGCAACTCGGGTACATCGCCATCGTGGGCGAGGTGGAGGTCCGCTCCAACAGCGTGACCTTCGTCCAGTTCCCGCTTTCTCCCATGGCGTTCCTGCTGGACGAGTTGCGCGTCGTCGCGGACAGGCCCGAAGAAGACGTGGAGGACGGCGGAAGCTACACCGAGATTATCCCCGATGAATCCGACTCGGCGCGCAATGCCCTGGAGCTTCTGACCACGCGGGTGCCGTCCCTGATGGTGCGCACGGACGCCATCGGGGGCACCACGCGAAGCGAGATCCGCATTCGCGGAAACGGCTCCGTCTCCCAGAGCAACATGCCTTCGATCTACATCGACGGCGCCAGAGCGGACATCGTGTACCTGGAGGATCTCTCCGCGACCGAAGTACGCAGAATTCGCGTGCTGCGCGGGCCCTCCGCAGCGTCGCTCTACCCCGACGCGGCCAACGGCGTCATCCTCGTCGACACCTGGCGAACGCGCGGCGGAGCCTGA